A single region of the Liolophura sinensis isolate JHLJ2023 chromosome 9, CUHK_Ljap_v2, whole genome shotgun sequence genome encodes:
- the LOC135475918 gene encoding uncharacterized protein LOC135475918, whose protein sequence is MLLVAVLGLTSFQLVTAYVHHVERRGTVCELPDGSTRTVGEKFTIGESKCIKYECLQDGSAPYYYAGCQKPDGVCVDVNQTYNDGCSVKTCMFTNGTLAFVGDGCSDTELGVCKSEAEVWQVKRRLNEKQDYGQCITKQCLPGGANNITKTQCLFKNTCFDIGQFALNEEKCEKIECVYDAGEHNFIMMPITMCTAQNSTHSWCVDIGSEGFPRIINGVHYHDCMCSKNGNGLSYQCYLLE, encoded by the exons ATGCTGCTTGTGGCAGTGTTGGGGTTAACGTCCTTCCAGCTGGTGACTGCGTATGTTCATCATGTGGAACGGAGAG GAACCGTTTGCGAGCTGCCTGACGGGAGCACTCGGACCGTCGGCGAAAAATTCACAATCGGGGAGAGCAAATGTATAAAGTACGAGTGCTTACAGGATGGTTCGGCGCCATATTACTACGCGG GCTGTCAGAAGCCGGACGGCGTCTGTGTGGATGTAAACCAGACATATAATGATGGATGCAGCGTGAAAACCTGTATGTTTACCAACGGTACACTGGCCTTCGTCGGGGATG GCTGTTCTGACACTGAGCTGGGAGTTTGCAAATCAGAGGCAGAAGTTTGGCAGGTCAAACGTCGTCTAAACGAAAAACAGGACTACGGTCAGTGTATCACCAAACAATGTCTACCCGGAGGGGCAAACAATATCACAAAGACAC aatgtctatTCAAAAATACCTGCTTTGACATCGGACAGTTTGCTTTAAATGAGGAGAAATGTGAGAAGATTGAATGTGTCTACGACGCTGGGGAACACAACTTTATCATGATGCCTATAACTA tgtgCACCGCGCAGAATAGCACCCATTCTTGGTGTGTCGACATCGGGTCTGAGGGGTTTCCACGGATCATCAACGGGGTTCACTACCACGACTGCATGTGTTCAAAAAATGGAAACGGACTAAGCTATCAGTGTTACCTACTGGAATGA
- the LOC135474961 gene encoding uncharacterized protein LOC135474961, translating to MVNLCPAPPSTDRGKQTAQLENQIQPTTKVQQPYAKYTRASPPTPVRAPKGLNFVPTTKTIPKDDFIVDIEEGLQQLAPGGHIDYLRHQIASLLDKAQPQRTNLTKEESRALAELKKDKSITIAPADKGKAAAILDKTDFNKLVDNLLTDQSTYRTLKTDPTNKFDRQHRSLLNQLKTSGEITPEIQRKLTVQHPRAPYARATIKIHKDPVKARLLICSRGTVFYNTAQYLTRLLSLWSKAADSFIKDSADFCNKIRQINEPCKLVSYDVIDLFTNVPTSQALDVIRDKITTTPPTTSLSPDNIIRLLDCCLSSTYFTWGDTIYEQIHGLPMGSPLSPIVSEIYLTELENKALATSPIQPIYVHVKRTADALQTTVYRKPTHSDQYIHYKSNHPPKTKTGIISTLTKRAKLICNSNLDEEIQHLRTVSAHLNGYPADQVNKTIQKSSQPEHNQQSRVHVEGPGIRINLPYIGPTSHKIARLIKQTTGIETVFRSLTTLKTHLHATGKKTPTKPQPPKGVVYQLKCSCNNSYIGETGRPLQTRIKEHQSSVQKLDSKSAISDHIHENPSHNINWNTVRTLNMNQPHWKKRKLQEAIQIKRLKPSLNRDHGIYLPSAYDLLILQTAQEPHRA from the exons ATGGTGAATTTATGCCCAGCTCCGCCAAGCACAGACCGAGGCAAACAGACAGCTCAACTCGAAAATCAAATCCAGCCAACAACAAAAGTTCAACAACCTTACGCAAAGTACACGAGAGCCAGCCCACCCACACCAGTCCGAGCTC CAAAGGGATTGAATTTTGTCCCAACCACCAAAACCATACCCAAGGATGACTTCATCGTAGACATCGAAGAAGGCCTACAACAATTAGCACCCGGGGGCCACATCGACTACCTCCGCCACCAGATAGCATCCCTACTGGACAAAGCACAACCCCAACGAACCAACCTAACTAAAGAAGAAAGCAGAGCCCTGGCCGAACTGAAGAAAGACAAGTCCATAACCATAGCACCAGCTGATAAAGGAAAAGCCGCAGCCATTCTTGACAAAACAGATTTTAACAAACTGGTAGACAACTTACTAACAGACCAGTCCACATACCGAACCCTGAAAACTGACCCCACCAACAAGTTTGACCGGCAACACAGATCCCtcctgaaccaactcaaaaccAGTGGTGAGATCACACCTGAAATCCAACGTAAGTTAACAGTGCAACACCCCCGTGCACCGTATGCCCGTGCAACCATCAAAATCCACAAGGACCCTGTAAAAGCCAGGTTACTGATATGCTCCAGAGGAACTGTCTTCTATAACACTGCCCAGTACCTCACGAGACTACTATCACTATGGTCTAAGGCTGCCGACTCCTTTATCAAAGACTCAGCTGACTTCTgtaacaaaatacgtcagatcaATGAACCCTGCAAACTTGTGAGCTACGATGTTATTGACCTATTCACCAATGTCCCAACCAGCCAAGCCCTAGATGTCATAAGAGACAAGATAACAACCACTCCACCGACGACATCCCTATCCCCAGATAATATCATCCGCCTACTGGACTGTTGCCTGTCATCCACTTACTTCACTTGGGGTGACACAATTTATGAGCAGATCCATGGCCTCCCCATGGGATCCCCACTATCCCCGATTGTCTCCGAGATCTACCTAACTGAACTAGAGAACAAAGCCTTAGCCACGTCACCCATCCAGCCCATCT ATGTCCACGTGAAGAGAACAGCGGACGCTCTCCAAACCACAGTGTACCGCAAACCGACCCACTCCGACCAGTACATCCACTACAAGTCCAACCACCCGCCCAAAACCAAGACCGGCATCATCTCCACCCTCACAAAGAGAGCTAAACTCATCTGTAATAGCAACTTAGATGAAGAGATCCAACACCTGCGCACAGTTTCCGCCCACCTGAATGGATACCCAGCAgaccaagtaaataaaaccatcCAGAAGTCCTCGCAACCTGAACACAATCAACAGTCTAGAGTCCACGTGGAAGGCCCCGGTATACGAATCAACCTCCCCTACATAGGTCCAACCAGCCACAAAATAGCCCGCCTAATAAAACAGACAACTGGAATAGAAACAGTCTTCAGAAGCCTGACCACACTAAAGACCCACCTACATGCCACAGGAAAGAAGACACCAACCAAACCCCAGCCTCCCAAAGGAGTTGTCTACCAATTAAAATGCAGCTGCAACAACTCCTACATAGGTGAAACAGGCAGACCGCTTCAAACCAGAATTAAAGAACACCAATCATCAGTACAGAAACTTGACTCCAAATCTGCCATATCTGACCACATACATGAAAACCCATCCCACAACATCAACTGGAATACAGTCAGGACACTTAACATGAATCAGCCCCATTGGAAGAAACGAAAACTACAGGAAGCCATCCAGATTAAGAGATTAAAGCCCAGCCTGAACAGAGATCACGGCATCTACCTCCCCTCAGCTTATGATCTGCTAATCCTCCAAACCGCTCAGGAACCCCACCGAGCCTAG